In Microbacterium foliorum, the following proteins share a genomic window:
- a CDS encoding SURF1 family protein has product MLRGRWIGMLVLCLVVAGVFAWLGQWQLERAIETDPPPAGATEQVRPLADVVEPGQYLPEPLVGQKVETTGTWIPDDFLIVASRFNDDVEGYWVTGQLRVAERTSIAVAIGWTADRAVADAAVAELNEGDAEVSIVGRVISDEGPSLPPKDDPQRMDRMSTAALLSHWHDIDDLDVYRPYLASVTATAGLTDISSPAPDEQSPVNWLNIFYAAEWAIFAGFAFYLWYRLAKDQWEREVEEFEDAVATAGDPA; this is encoded by the coding sequence ATGCTCCGGGGACGCTGGATCGGGATGCTCGTGCTGTGCCTGGTGGTCGCCGGTGTGTTCGCGTGGCTCGGCCAATGGCAGCTCGAGCGTGCGATAGAGACGGATCCACCTCCTGCCGGCGCGACCGAGCAGGTGCGCCCGTTGGCCGACGTCGTCGAGCCGGGGCAGTATCTGCCCGAACCGCTCGTCGGGCAGAAGGTCGAGACGACGGGGACCTGGATCCCCGATGACTTCCTCATCGTGGCGAGCCGCTTCAACGACGACGTCGAAGGCTACTGGGTGACCGGTCAGCTGCGGGTCGCTGAGCGCACGTCGATCGCGGTGGCCATCGGCTGGACGGCCGACCGTGCGGTCGCCGATGCGGCGGTTGCGGAGCTGAACGAGGGCGACGCGGAGGTGTCGATCGTCGGGCGGGTCATTTCGGACGAGGGGCCCTCCCTGCCGCCGAAGGACGATCCGCAGCGCATGGACCGGATGTCGACAGCCGCGCTCCTGAGCCACTGGCATGACATCGACGACCTCGATGTCTATCGGCCGTACCTGGCCTCGGTCACCGCGACCGCAGGTCTCACCGACATCTCTTCGCCCGCGCCCGACGAGCAGTCGCCGGTGAACTGGCTCAACATCTTCTATGCCGCCGAGTGGGCGATCTTCGCCGGGTTCGCCTTCTATCTCTGGTACCGACTCGCGAAGGACCAGTGGGAGCGAGAGGTCGAGGAGTTCGAAGACGCCGTGGCCACAGCCGGCGATCCCGCCTGA